Proteins from a genomic interval of Rhizoctonia solani chromosome 12, complete sequence:
- a CDS encoding methyltransferase domain protein, which produces MPRQGPPEASYLTYLIPRPQSWTTSAQAWHRSSGIDNFSQDHRPLTIQESRTTIERGTTGLRTWRASLDLSEWILQNHHIVSSARVLELGSGVGLLGLLVATLQQLSRPTVVEQSSCIYMTDVDDDVLARCGLNVRLPYMLADNPNVHVRALDWEDSVNPNREPFVLSLLEEIDADVVLAADVVYDPSIIAPLTRTLRLALERPFPAERDLHGGANSQQPFQLGSPRSAYIALTLRREQTFSEFLSSAGEEQEGLFVEFIDMDLPPDDARVFCTDNISGAATTRLMRLAVAG; this is translated from the exons ATGCCCAGGCAAGGTCCTCCCGAAGCTTCGTACCTCACGTACCTAATTCCCCGGCCTCAATCCTGGACAACTTCCGCGCAGGCATGGCATCGATCATCGGGTATCGATAACTTCAGTCAAGACCATCGGCCTCTAACAATTCAAGAATCCCGTACCACAATCGAGCGTGGAACAACAGGTTTAAGGACATGGCGTGCCAGTCTCGATCTGTCAGAGTGGATCCTGCAAAATCATC ATATCGTATCGTCAGCACGAGTTCTTGAGCTTGGGAGCGGTGTTGGTCTTCTTGGGCTATTGGTTGCgaccctacaacaactcaGTCGGCCGACCGTTGTAGAACAAAGCTCCTGCATATACATGACAGACGTAGATGACGATGTTTTGGCGAGATGTGGGCTCAACGTTCGGCTTCCTT ACATGCTTGCCGACAATCCTAACGTTCATGTAAGGGCACTTGACTGGGAAGACTCTGTCAATCCCAATCGAGAACCATTCGTGCTTTCGCTTTTGGAAGAAATTGACGCAGACGTCGTACTAGCTGCTGATGTG GTCTATGACCCGTCGATCATCGCACCACTCACGCGTACCTTGCGTCTCGCGTTGGAACGGCCGTTTCCGGCTGAGCGAGACTTGCACGGCGGAGCGAATAGCCAACAACCATTTCAGCTCGGCTCTCCCAGGAGTGCGTACATCGCTCTCACCCTTCGTCGGGAGCAAACATTCTCGGAATTTTTATCTAGCGCGG GCgaagaacaagaaggccTTTTTGTTGAATTCATTGACATGGATCTACCCCCGGATGACGCACGTGTCTTTTGCACCGACAATATTTCGGGAGCAGCCACTACACGGCTGATGCGTCTAGCCGTGGCAGGGTGA
- a CDS encoding ubiquitin family protein, translated as MVLAAPFNVRIIRSTAGPLYVPVTSQTTILEIKRKVFEDGAIPPNNQRLVWEGKNLGDDDATLESYGITTEVDIYVEFI; from the exons ATGGTTCTCGCAGCTCCTTTCAATGTTCGTATAATTCGGTCTACCGCTGGCCCCCTATATGTGCCCGTAACTTCCCAAACTACGATACTTGAGATCAAGAGAAAGGTATTCGAAGACGGTGCAATTCCTCCCAATAACCAAAG GTTGGTGTGGGAGGGAAAAAACCTGGGCGATGATGACGCAACGCTCGAAAGCTATGGCATCACCACTGAAGTAGATATATACGTCGAATTTATCTAG